In Acaryochloris marina S15, a single genomic region encodes these proteins:
- a CDS encoding phosphatidic acid phosphatase — MTNYQPGQDSDTQPDQSSNVISERDFDTRRHKVGKIRDLARDNALSEFATGQPPANGDEAKYEALGRPGFASFSKALSHNDNGLVQELSFNSLLSAIQTGTQDAFESVQLGGGIRKLANPLNAYSFQLIGNDSNGARMAAAPTFSSRNSAVDLVERYWMALCRDVPFDQYASNSVIADACQDLNALGFEQQFGFSCTPQTVFRGPYTGCAIGPHVSQFLLQDFDFGNQPIRQLQRYPQKKLDYLTDFDSWFQVNNGNVDPTGSDLLVGERRIITLRDAGQWVHIDFPYQSALWSTIILLGLGTGISNASPYVNGGITTAEPFGSLGGPDVTIQPALASVYALKHAWFQKWCVHRRLRPEVYAQRLELFRRGLLAPSAADPLNNDLFNQLFGEGAEVWRQSQVLDRILAHNQTQNRNNCRSDQEGTWLLPIAFPEGSPTHPAYPGGHSVFIAAAATTAKALFQDGPFPNPVIPIAQGQDLMPYNGEDLTIHGELNKLIANITLFRDAAGMHWRTDGTASGVNTPPDRDGLGIPTGGNLLGEQLAISMLRDIKQTYREELGFFEFQGLNGNTVQI, encoded by the coding sequence ATGACAAACTACCAACCTGGGCAGGACTCTGATACACAGCCTGATCAAAGCTCTAATGTAATATCTGAGCGAGACTTCGATACAAGACGACACAAAGTCGGAAAGATCCGTGATCTTGCTCGTGACAATGCCCTATCAGAGTTCGCAACAGGGCAACCACCCGCAAATGGAGATGAAGCTAAATATGAGGCTCTTGGTCGTCCCGGCTTTGCATCTTTTTCGAAAGCTTTAAGTCATAATGACAATGGTTTAGTCCAAGAACTATCTTTTAATTCGCTACTTTCAGCCATTCAAACAGGCACGCAAGATGCCTTCGAAAGCGTGCAATTGGGGGGAGGTATTCGCAAGCTTGCGAACCCTCTCAATGCTTATTCATTCCAATTAATTGGAAATGATTCAAATGGAGCAAGAATGGCTGCAGCGCCAACTTTCTCCAGTCGAAATTCTGCAGTTGACTTAGTCGAACGCTATTGGATGGCGTTATGCCGGGATGTCCCTTTTGATCAATATGCCAGTAATTCCGTAATTGCTGACGCTTGCCAAGATTTGAATGCCCTAGGCTTTGAACAACAATTTGGGTTTTCATGCACTCCGCAAACTGTCTTCCGAGGCCCATATACCGGATGCGCTATCGGTCCTCATGTTTCTCAGTTTCTCCTGCAAGACTTCGATTTTGGCAATCAACCAATTCGACAACTACAGCGCTATCCCCAAAAGAAACTGGATTACCTCACTGACTTTGATAGTTGGTTTCAAGTCAATAATGGCAATGTTGATCCTACTGGAAGCGACCTTTTAGTGGGCGAACGCCGTATCATAACTCTCAGAGATGCAGGGCAATGGGTTCACATCGATTTTCCTTACCAATCAGCTTTGTGGTCTACTATTATTTTGCTTGGCTTAGGAACTGGTATCTCCAACGCAAGTCCCTATGTAAATGGGGGAATAACCACCGCTGAGCCATTTGGGAGTTTAGGTGGCCCAGACGTAACGATTCAGCCAGCTTTAGCATCTGTATATGCCTTAAAACATGCTTGGTTCCAAAAGTGGTGTGTCCATCGCCGCCTTAGGCCTGAAGTTTATGCCCAGCGTCTCGAACTATTCCGCAGAGGTTTATTGGCACCGTCTGCAGCCGACCCACTCAACAACGATTTATTCAACCAACTATTTGGAGAAGGCGCAGAGGTATGGAGACAGTCTCAAGTGCTGGATCGCATCTTGGCGCATAACCAGACACAAAATAGAAATAACTGCCGTTCTGATCAAGAGGGTACTTGGTTACTTCCTATTGCTTTCCCTGAAGGCTCTCCAACCCATCCCGCGTATCCAGGTGGTCACTCAGTCTTTATCGCAGCCGCAGCCACTACTGCCAAAGCTTTATTCCAAGATGGTCCATTTCCAAACCCAGTGATTCCCATCGCTCAGGGTCAAGACTTAATGCCATACAACGGAGAAGATTTGACAATTCATGGAGAGTTAAACAAATTAATTGCAAACATTACCCTGTTTCGGGATGCAGCAGGGATGCATTGGCGCACAGATGGTACTGCCTCTGGTGTTAATACCCCACCAGATCGTGACGGTTTAGGCATACCAACAGGTGGAAACCTATTGGGTGAACAACTAGCAATCAGTATGCTAAGGGACATCAAACAGACCTATCGCGAGG